Below is a genomic region from Magnetococcales bacterium.
GGTGACCGGGGGACCCCCGGTCATCGAGAAAAAGGTGATGCTTTCGGGACCCGCCACCCGGGTGGCGATGGGACGCATGGCGTCGATGATGGCGCTGACCTCGCGCCGTCGATCGCGGTCGGGGGACAGACTCACCAGAATCTGGCCATAGCGATCGCCGAAAAACGGTTTGGTATCGGTCATCATCTGGCCGGCGTAGGCGACCATCGTTTGCAGTTCTTCCGGTTTGACCTCCTTGATCGCCTCGATTTCGACCGCCCGGGTCACGGCCATGGTCCGTTCCAGGGGGGTGCCCGCGGGCATCTTGATGTTGATATAGAAGAGGGGCATCGGATCGGCGGCGAAAAAGTCGGTCTTGACCATCCCCGAGGCAACCACCCAGATCGCCACGGCAAACGGAGTCATCGCCAACAGGAACGAAATCCGGGCATGGCGAAATACCTTGACAAGAGCCAGGGAATAAATGTGCCGCAACCGGGCAAGCGTTCGTTGGCGATGTTTTCTAAGCCATCCTGTTTTGCGATGCGTGATATTCATGACGACCATATGGGCCGGCAGCATCCACAACGCTTCCACCAGGCTGATCAAGAGCGCCATGGTGACGACGAAGGGGATGACACGCATGAACTTGCCCAGAATTCCCGGCAGCAGCATGAGCGGAAGAAAGGCAGCGATGGTGGTCAATACCGAGGTGATGACGGGAAGCGCCACCTCCCTCAAGCCGGAAAGGGCGGCCTCCATGGCCGGAATCCCTTTTTCGATTCGGGCATGAATCGCCTCGACGATGACGACGGCGTCGTCCACCAGCATGCCCAGAGCGATGACCACGCCGAGCAGGACCATGACGTTGAGCGAATGATCCAGGCTGTAGAGCAGACCAAACAGACCGGCGAGGGAAAAAGGGACCCCCAGCGAGATCAGGATCGAAATCCGGCCTCCGAGAAACAGCCATGTGGTGACCAGAACCAGGGACAGACCCAGAAGGGCATTGCCCTCCATGATCCCCAGGGCGTTGCGAACCGTATGAGTCTGATCATCGGCGAGGATGGGGGTGACTCCGGTTTTTTCGGCGAGTGCGCGTTGTCCTTCCAGGTAATGGCGAATCCTGTCGGTCAATTCCAGGGCGTTGACTCCGGGACGTTTGGTGATGGTCATGAGAATGGCCGGTTTTCCCTGGTACCGGACCGCCTCCTTGGCCTTCTGCCGGGCGGTCACGACCTCGGCGACCCGTCCCAGGGGCAATTCTCCCTGGACGCCGGGGAGAGACATGGCCTTGATCCGCTCGGCATCGATTGTGGCCCCCTCCATGCGAAACAGCCAGTTGCCCCATCCGTGAACGATCGCCCCCCCCGAAACATCCTCGATACGGGTGGCGATCAGGTCGGACAACTGGGTGGGCAGAATGCCTGAGCGTTGCAGTTTTTCCGGGTGAAAGCGGATCTGCAACTCCGGATCGCGCAATCCCAGGGCAAAGACATCGTCCACCCCCTTGATCCGTTCCAGATCCTTTTTGATACGCCGGGCGTTGCGTCGCAGGTTTTCGTCATCCGCCAGGCCCGCGACCGCCACCATGACCGTGGGCCAGCCGTTGGCGCTGGTGATTTCCATGATCACCGGATCGGTGGCATCCTCGGGAAGTTCCGCATCCTTGTTGGCGATTTCCCGCCGCAGATCGTTGACTCGTTTGTCGAAGGTGCGATCATCCACATCCTCGAAACGTACCAGAATATCGGCGGCCCCCTCCTGACTCGTGGACATGGCAAAGCGGACATCGGGAATTTTCTGGATCGCCTCTTCCAGGGGATCGGTGACCATTTTTTCGACATCCGTCGCCGATCCCCCGGGGAACAGGGTGACGATACTGATCCAGTTGAAATTCATGTCCGGATCCTGTTGCCGCGGCAGGAGCCCATAGGCGAGAAATCCGGTGATCAGGACCAGGGCGAAGGTCAGATTGGCAAAGACATGATTCGACAGCAGGGCGCGCATCATGGTTTGACGCCGGTGGTTTCGTCGAGGTGAATCTTCTGGCCGTCTTCGAGCGCGTCTCGTCCTTCGACGATCACCCTGGCCGACCGGTCGGGGAAGGGCCAGGGGGTTCGTCCCCCTTCGACGGCATTGGCCAAGGGTTGGAAAACCCCGATTCCGTCACGCGCCACGAACAGTCCCAGGACCCCCTTGCGGCGGACCAGAACCCAGGAAGGAAGATGGGGACGTTGATCCCGCCACTGCAAGCGTCCTTCCGCTCCGGGGACGGGGCGTTCCCCATCCAGGGTAAACCGGACCTCGCGGGTCCCCGTGGTGGCGGATTCGAGTGGAATGACCCCCTTGAGCGCCAGGGCAAAGGTTTGGCCCTGGTGGACAAAACCAAGGTCGCTGCCCTCCTTGAGCCGTTGGAGCGCTTCCG
It encodes:
- a CDS encoding efflux RND transporter permease subunit; this translates as MMRALLSNHVFANLTFALVLITGFLAYGLLPRQQDPDMNFNWISIVTLFPGGSATDVEKMVTDPLEEAIQKIPDVRFAMSTSQEGAADILVRFEDVDDRTFDKRVNDLRREIANKDAELPEDATDPVIMEITSANGWPTVMVAVAGLADDENLRRNARRIKKDLERIKGVDDVFALGLRDPELQIRFHPEKLQRSGILPTQLSDLIATRIEDVSGGAIVHGWGNWLFRMEGATIDAERIKAMSLPGVQGELPLGRVAEVVTARQKAKEAVRYQGKPAILMTITKRPGVNALELTDRIRHYLEGQRALAEKTGVTPILADDQTHTVRNALGIMEGNALLGLSLVLVTTWLFLGGRISILISLGVPFSLAGLFGLLYSLDHSLNVMVLLGVVIALGMLVDDAVVIVEAIHARIEKGIPAMEAALSGLREVALPVITSVLTTIAAFLPLMLLPGILGKFMRVIPFVVTMALLISLVEALWMLPAHMVVMNITHRKTGWLRKHRQRTLARLRHIYSLALVKVFRHARISFLLAMTPFAVAIWVVASGMVKTDFFAADPMPLFYINIKMPAGTPLERTMAVTRAVEIEAIKEVKPEELQTMVAYAGQMMTDTKPFFGDRYGQILVSLSPDRDRRREVSAIIDAMRPIATRVAGPESITFFSMTGGPPVTRPISVKVRGDDLTQLEQAANALKSYLRSVPGISDVTDDYSEGNVELVVSGDSSALQRAQFHPSHLPRLIHLLGNGLVSARFQHQGEEMEVRVMADQPEGAAIDQILDTLLATESGEAIRLRNLVHHRTQRGPESIRHYNFRRSITVEADLDKKIMDTLEANALLKKEWQRIGHDYPGIDLDFSGILDDLNEAIDAIVVLFLFGIGLMYMILGTQFGNYSQPFMILLTVPMAFTGVVFGLLLSGHPLSLYTLYGVVALSGIAVNAAIVLISATNDRRRAGMAPVHAIIYASRRRLVPILITTVTTIAGLFSLATGMGGQSLLWGPVATAIVWGLSFSTLLSLFLMPLIYLTFWGRKRRSRSTTTTLQLMESR